The following coding sequences are from one Cyprinus carpio isolate SPL01 chromosome A24, ASM1834038v1, whole genome shotgun sequence window:
- the LOC109054021 gene encoding LIM domain-containing protein isoform X8, with the protein MKDRVLGEEEEMEVKSSLRRAQSLRSVSTDRVLSWTEAGLRDKKTSVSQLVAQYQNSPGRKAKEGDSGNIKHETTTIPVCESRVETIVRRTDVKEKSRVSPLSPSKSMESLPRHRPTGTTALRALFESKITTQPESKKSKTALESASAEKANNTTLPDNKDAEDTKPQVEAEVNNSHNEQEKVTEEVQVITKRARAKQIITRSDRRKTISGIYSEKISPPEEDKRRSVADFRDNSALYELEKPSISVKALSALYLSKVAAAEPAGNLLKPDQNLTSPTGKRPNASKKLLAQNAGFLWHAVWLSYSSTDG; encoded by the exons ATGAAGGACAGAGTATTAGGTGAGGAAGAAGAAATGGAAGTGAAGAGCAGCTTACGGAGGGCCCAGTCTCTCAGAAGTGTTTCCACCGATCGTGTCCTGTCCTGGACTGAAGCTGGACTTAGAGACAAGAAGACATCTGTCTCTCAGCTTGTGGCACA GTACCAAAACTCTCCTGGAAGAAAAGCCAAAGAAGGTGATTCAGGGAATATCAAGCATGAG ACCACAACAATTCCTGTCTGTGAGAGCAGAGTTGAGACAATAGTGAGGAGGACTGATGTCAAAGAGAAGTCCAGGGTCTCTCCTCTCTCCCCCAGTAAGTCTATGGAGAGTCTCCCTCGGCACAGACCTACAGGCACCACAGCACTCAGGGCGCTCTTTGAGTCAAAGATCACCACCCAGCCTGAGTCCAAGAAGAGCAAGACGGCACTTGAATCAGCGAGCGCTGAGAAAGCCAATAACACTACTCTTCCCGATAACAAGGATGCTGAAGACACAAAGCCACAAGTAGAGGCAGAGGTTAATAACAGCCATAATGAACAAGAGAAAGTGACTGAAGAGGTTCAGGTGATTACAAAG AGAGCAAGAGCAAAGCAGATCATAACCCGATCTGATAGAAGAAAGACCATTTCTGGCATTTATAGTGAAAAAATATCCCCTCCAGAGG AAGATAAAAGAAGGTCAGTCGCAGACTTCAGAGACAACTCAGCTCTCTACGAATTGGAGAAACCCTCTATTTCCGTCAAAGCTTTGTCTGCACTATATCTGTCAAAAGTGGCAGCTGCAGAACCTGCAGGAAACCTCTTGAAACCA GACCAGAATCTCACTTCTCCAACTGGAAAAAGGCCAAACGCAAGCAAG aaactttTGGCACAAAACGCTGGTTTTCTTTGGCATGCGGTTTGGCTTTCTTACAGTTCAACAG atgGCTGA
- the LOC109054021 gene encoding LIM domain-containing protein isoform X6 codes for MKDRVLGEEEEMEVKSSLRRAQSLRSVSTDRVLSWTEAGLRDKKTSVSQLVAQYQNSPGRKAKEGDSGNIKHETTTIPVCESRVETIVRRTDVKEKSRVSPLSPSKSMESLPRHRPTGTTALRALFESKITTQPESKKSKTALESASAEKANNTTLPDNKDAEDTKPQVEAEVNNSHNEQEKVTEEVQVITKRARAKQIITRSDRRKTISGIYSEKISPPEEDKRRSVADFRDNSALYELEKPSISVKALSALYLSKVAAAEPAGNLLKPDQNLTSPTGKRPNASKFQPAAQETCSACLKPVYPMERMAADKLIFHKTCFCCKHCKKKLSLQSYAPLYGEFYCVFHYQQLFRRKGNYDEGFGRQQHKDRWVQRNDTKII; via the exons ATGAAGGACAGAGTATTAGGTGAGGAAGAAGAAATGGAAGTGAAGAGCAGCTTACGGAGGGCCCAGTCTCTCAGAAGTGTTTCCACCGATCGTGTCCTGTCCTGGACTGAAGCTGGACTTAGAGACAAGAAGACATCTGTCTCTCAGCTTGTGGCACA GTACCAAAACTCTCCTGGAAGAAAAGCCAAAGAAGGTGATTCAGGGAATATCAAGCATGAG ACCACAACAATTCCTGTCTGTGAGAGCAGAGTTGAGACAATAGTGAGGAGGACTGATGTCAAAGAGAAGTCCAGGGTCTCTCCTCTCTCCCCCAGTAAGTCTATGGAGAGTCTCCCTCGGCACAGACCTACAGGCACCACAGCACTCAGGGCGCTCTTTGAGTCAAAGATCACCACCCAGCCTGAGTCCAAGAAGAGCAAGACGGCACTTGAATCAGCGAGCGCTGAGAAAGCCAATAACACTACTCTTCCCGATAACAAGGATGCTGAAGACACAAAGCCACAAGTAGAGGCAGAGGTTAATAACAGCCATAATGAACAAGAGAAAGTGACTGAAGAGGTTCAGGTGATTACAAAG AGAGCAAGAGCAAAGCAGATCATAACCCGATCTGATAGAAGAAAGACCATTTCTGGCATTTATAGTGAAAAAATATCCCCTCCAGAGG AAGATAAAAGAAGGTCAGTCGCAGACTTCAGAGACAACTCAGCTCTCTACGAATTGGAGAAACCCTCTATTTCCGTCAAAGCTTTGTCTGCACTATATCTGTCAAAAGTGGCAGCTGCAGAACCTGCAGGAAACCTCTTGAAACCA GACCAGAATCTCACTTCTCCAACTGGAAAAAGGCCAAACGCAAGCAAG TTTCAGCCAGCAGCTCAGGAAACATGCTCAGCCTGTCTGAAACCAGTTTACCCAATGGAAAGAATGGCAGCTGATAAACTCATTTTTCACAAAACCTGTTTCTGCTGCAAACACTGCAAAAAGAAACTGAG TCTTCAAAGCTACGCGCCTCTCTATGGGGAATTCTACTGTGTTTTCCACTATCAGCAGCTTTTCAGAAGGAAGGGCAACTATGACGAGGGCTTCGGCCGTCAACAGCATAAAGACCGTTGGGTACAGAGGAATGACACGAAGATCATTTAG
- the LOC109054021 gene encoding LIM domain-containing protein isoform X4 encodes MKDRVLGEEEEMEVKSSLRRAQSLRSVSTDRVLSWTEAGLRDKKTSVSQLVAQYQNSPGRKAKEGDSGNIKHETTTIPVCESRVETIVRRTDVKEKSRVSPLSPSKSMESLPRHRPTGTTALRALFESKITTQPESKKSKTALESASAEKANNTTLPDNKDAEDTKPQVEAEVNNSHNEQEKVTEEVQRARAKQIITRSDRRKTISGIYSEKISPPEDKRRSVADFRDNSALYELEKPSISVKALSALYLSKVAAAEPAGNLLKPDQNLTSPTGKRPNASKMAEGAQNSTAYAPGSNQPIHHLETSSEEHERPFTSPPPTREAMSILHQRQQKCELRRLLKHTYPELKNVDSLVEEELADILNLDPVTDTGYQSEFLSRCWLFENHEINSVDTLDQKAQMKKEFQEGDIKRTVCMFEQPLSNSNNKDNKPQLNKSEEETSEQSIKVDVKATRKMFEIHSVDSQNPCPRKNIVCEDESRSGQKPKSNSETDGKETSDIHHKSLTSDFIDTNEVFVSISKAKQVFETISHDKKNILPTNDNLIREEELLKANVRNRAQMFESTPLDRINQQTKEESETILENTKGTLVSLCNFSIVHSDGTILEATETGHVKKARYNFIQEETRPVIHDEEIVTGSIKSIMLQMLPGTNLNPTVTFLKEDSQGNVEIQKVDVPIHQLPFTRDKECRNANVVQITEDLLSQKNSLRKGVLIQDGTTGTREITVYALFNHSEDSTGVMEFGQTDFRTIPSSLRNVPKSENGDLKTDISSSESSSVVDTNKTSNNVRNIEKEDLDHLKCLQETSNVDIGASTGDTSEIIPGKVNNIKALFTTNIDDTSFNMQLDENKSKWSPKERLVTNEKDNAVATNQSEHCPDTGDNLKKERILQNQDIMNDEVILQAELVDVVEDDELVNLQTAIVNLHQATMEAKALQQSVQAKCTSQPNQTQQICDSGSMTHEFAPVKNNDNVSENEELSQFPKTELEEESKEDVMRGSIQAALDSLGKSNINVTKGDFRAAMIYRNSGKGYARHKKTNDVMMSQMNQPSDRTRESKSAISSPVPQAEKKALKSPEGTDTTPCERPFVNEPVTCSPLPVSVETPAKNRKTPIGPKPAIPPKPDHLKIKPNLLGSEIDTEHLNKCQVPLASSKHAPTEQIKQSSISKPCPDSMSHEDALCESVEHTEANETEPTDSSVRKTEHPRGKKLNCVEVVEETPKSSPESIVSESSSGFHATLQNFGGKPNGSVPPVKPKRVKMAEKNLKNTDNTNPFNSTTLETEPAQGITSPHDKDSSGETCKTDSKNCEERNDKSDDQQVSGVVRREKKIRGETEDERRQRLSVHMDEIMKGNVPAVMEIFDKLKKQEELKNILSKMEEIEEDTNKVDVSSLKNIFESVPDWVVPQEPKIVTPEHTEAPSEPEMMSSMEVAFGDLEKAGAEIIRLKDQTLARLMDVEEAIKKALYSVSTLKSDSDIVGLSGLFRESMVAVQGSPPSGNIRKISIGSSKSQNQMGKRVSEQSTTQKKPELFIPTTKQRSASPTSPSFISIQSAARKPSELPSPQISPLKEEPKEETKLQCCCSVPSDHRQCSVTKGPSSSPVNPQRQVSVLEVQTKPEGERVIGTKTISENYERIDCFGNKFYSSKTSTVVTTQPETRTTSKKLTMSNPATSEIVTYPRINTPFIREERPKL; translated from the exons ATGAAGGACAGAGTATTAGGTGAGGAAGAAGAAATGGAAGTGAAGAGCAGCTTACGGAGGGCCCAGTCTCTCAGAAGTGTTTCCACCGATCGTGTCCTGTCCTGGACTGAAGCTGGACTTAGAGACAAGAAGACATCTGTCTCTCAGCTTGTGGCACA GTACCAAAACTCTCCTGGAAGAAAAGCCAAAGAAGGTGATTCAGGGAATATCAAGCATGAG ACCACAACAATTCCTGTCTGTGAGAGCAGAGTTGAGACAATAGTGAGGAGGACTGATGTCAAAGAGAAGTCCAGGGTCTCTCCTCTCTCCCCCAGTAAGTCTATGGAGAGTCTCCCTCGGCACAGACCTACAGGCACCACAGCACTCAGGGCGCTCTTTGAGTCAAAGATCACCACCCAGCCTGAGTCCAAGAAGAGCAAGACGGCACTTGAATCAGCGAGCGCTGAGAAAGCCAATAACACTACTCTTCCCGATAACAAGGATGCTGAAGACACAAAGCCACAAGTAGAGGCAGAGGTTAATAACAGCCATAATGAACAAGAGAAAGTGACTGAAGAGGTTCAG AGAGCAAGAGCAAAGCAGATCATAACCCGATCTGATAGAAGAAAGACCATTTCTGGCATTTATAGTGAAAAAATATCCCCTCCAGAGG ATAAAAGAAGGTCAGTCGCAGACTTCAGAGACAACTCAGCTCTCTACGAATTGGAGAAACCCTCTATTTCCGTCAAAGCTTTGTCTGCACTATATCTGTCAAAAGTGGCAGCTGCAGAACCTGCAGGAAACCTCTTGAAACCA GACCAGAATCTCACTTCTCCAACTGGAAAAAGGCCAAACGCAAGCAAG atgGCTGAAGGTGCACAAAACAGCACTGCATATGCACCTGGATCAAATCAACCAATACACCATCTGGAAACCAGCTCTGAAGAACATGAACGACCCTTTACTTCACCACCCCCTACCCGGGAAGCAATGTCTATTCTGCACCAACGGCAACAGAAATGCGAGCTTAGACGACTGCTAAAACACACTTATCCTGAGTTGAAAAATGTAGACAGTTTGGTAGAGGAGGAGTTGGCTGATATTCTTAACTTGGACCCAGTCACAGACACGGGATACCAAAGTGAGTTTCTGTCTAGGTGCTGGCTGTTTGAGAACCATGAAATCAATTCAGTGGATACCCTTGATCAAAAAGCACAGATGAAAAAGGAGTTTCAAGAGGGCGACATCAAGAGAACCGTCTGCATGTTTGAACAACCTTTGTCTAACTCCAACAACAAAGACAACAAACCGCAACTCAACAAATCAGAAGAAGAGACATCAGAGCAGAGCATCAAGGTGGATGTGAAAGCCACGCGCAAAATGTTTGAAATTCATTCAGTGGATAGTCAAAACCCCTGTCCAAGGAAAAACATTGTTTGTGAGGACGAAAGTCGATCAGGCCAGAAACCAAAGAGTAATTCTGAGACTGATGGAAAAGAAACATCAGACATTCACCATAAAAGTCTAACCAGTGATTTCATTGACACAAATGAGGTATTTGTAAGTATATCTAAAGCCAAACAGGTCTTCGAAACGATATCACATGACAAGAAGAACATTTTACCAACAAATGACAATTTAATCCGAGAAGAAGAACTGCTTAAGGCAAATGTCAGAAACAGAGCTCAGATGTTTGAATCAACTCCACTTGATAGGATCAATCAGCAAACCAAAGAAGAGTCAGAAACCATCCTGGAGAACACTAAAGGAACTCTAGTTTCTTTATGCAACTTCAGTATCGTGCATTCTGATGGAACCATCCTTGAAGCTACTGAAACTGGCCATGTCAAGAAAGCAAGATATAATTTCATACAAGAAGAAACAAGACCAGTAATTCATGATGAAGAGATAGTGACTGGATCCATTAAGAGCATCATGCTTCAGATGCTACCAGGAACAAACTTGAACCCAACTGTGACCTTCCTAAAAGAGGACAGTCAGGGCAATGTGGAGATTCAGAAAGTAGATGTCCCTATTCACCAACTTCCATTCACTCGAGATAAAGAGTGCAGAAATGCCAATGTGGTGCAGATTACTGAAGATCTACTCAGTCAAAAGAATTCGCTGAGAAAAGGAGTCTTGATACAGGATGGAACCACAGGAACGAGAGAGATAACTGTTTATGCTCTATTCAACCACAGTGAAGACAGTACAGGGGTTATGGAGTTTGGTCAAACTGATTTTAGAACCATTCCCTCAAGTCTAAGGAACGTTCCAAAGTCTGAAAATGGTGATCTGAAGACAGATATTAGTTCATCAGAAAGTTCTTCAGTAGTAGATACAAACAAAACTAGTAATAATGTGAGAAACATTGAGAAAGAAGACCTTGATCATCTAAAATGCCTGCAGGAAACCTCAAATGTAGATATAGGTGCATCTACTGGTGATACAAGTGAGATTATACCAGGTAAAGTTAACAACATCAAAGCCCTTTTTACTACCAATATAGATGACACAAGCTTTAACATGCAGTTGGATGAAAACAAGTCAAAATGGTCACCTAAAGAAAGATTGGTAACTAATGAAAAAGATAATGCAGTAGCAACAAACCAATCTGAGCATTGTCCTGACACAGGAGacaatctgaaaaaagaaaggaTTCTCCAGAATCAAGATATCATGAATGATGAAGTCATTCTTCAAGCAGAGTTAGTTGACGTTGTTGAAGATGATGAGTTGGTGAATCTACAAACAGCCATTGTGAACCTTCATCAGGCGACAATGGAGGCAAAAGCTCTTCAGCAGAGTGTACAAGCAAAATGTACTTCCCAGCCAAACCAAACCCAACAAATCTGTGATTCTGGTTCAATGACCCATGAGTTTGCACCtgtgaaaaacaatgataatgtAAGTGAGAACGAAGAGCTCTCACAGTTTCCCAAAACTGAACTGGAAGAAGAAAGTAAGGAGGATGTCATGAGAGGTAGCATACAGGCAGCTCTTGATTCCTTGGGAAAATCAAACATTAATGTCACAAAGGGTGATTTTAGAGCCGCCATGATTTATAGGAATTCTGGTAAAGGATATGCAAGACACAAAAAGACGAATGATGTGATGATGAGCCAGATGAACCAGCCTAGTGATAGGACTAGAGAAAGTAAGTCAGCAATATCTTCTCCTGTGCCTCAAGCTGAAAAGAAAGCTTTAAAATCACCTGAGGGAACTGACACAACCCCTTGTGAAAGGCCATTTGTAAACGAGCCAGTGACATGTTCTCCCTTGCCTGTATCTGTAGAAACACCTGCTAAAAATCGTAAAACACCTATTGGACCCAAACCAGCTATCCCACCTAAACcagatcatttaaaaattaagccAAACCTTCTTGGTTCTGAAATTGACACAGAACATCTCAACAAATGCCAAGTCCCTCTTGCTTCTTCAAAGCATGCACCAACTGAGCAGATTAAACAATCTTCAATTTCCAAACCATGCCCAGACTCAATGTCTCATGAAGATGCACTCTGCGAAAGTGTAGAGCATACTGAAGCCAATGAAACAGAGCCTACTGATTCATCAGTGAGGAAGACTGAACATCCTAGAGGTAAAAAGCTTAATTGTGTTGAGGTTGTTGAAGAAACTCCAAAGAGCTCCCCAGAAAGCATTGTCAGTGAATCTTCCTCTGGATTTCACGCTACTCTTCAAAACTTTGGGGGAAAGCCGAATGGTTCAGTGCCTCCTGTTAAACCTAAAAGAGtcaaaatggcagaaaaaaatctgaagaacACAGACAACACCAATCCATTTAACTCTACCACTCTGGAAACTGAACCAGCACAGGGAATCACTTCTCCTCACGACAAAGACTCCTCAGGCGAGACCTGTAAGACAGATAGCAAAAACTGTGAGGAAAGAAATGATAAAAGTGATGATCAACAAGTTAGTGGAGTGGTCAGACGGGAAAAGAAAATTAGAGGAGAGACTGAGGATGAGCGGAGGCAGAGGCTTTCGGTGCACATGGATGAAATCATGAAAGGAAATGTGCCAGCTGTCATGGAGATCTTTGACAAGCTGAAAAAGCAAGAGGAATTGAAAAACATACTGTCCAAAATGGAAGAAATCGAAGAAGACACCAACAAAGTGGATGTGAGCtcacttaaaaacatttttgagagcGTACCTGATTGGGTTGTGCCTCAAGAGCCAAAAATAGTCACACCAGAACATACTGAAGCACCAAGTGAACCAGAGATGATGTCATCCATGGAGGTGGCTTTTGGGGACTTAGAGAAAGCTGGTGCAGAGATAATCCGTTTAAAAGACCAAACGCTTGCAAGACTCATGGATGTAGAGGAGGCCATTAAAAAGGCTCTTTACTCAGTATCAACTTTGAAATCTGACTCTGACATTGTAGGACTCTCCGGTCTCTTCAGGGAATCAATGGTGGCCGTACAAGGTTCACCTCCCTCAGGTAATATCAGGAAAATCAGCATTGGGTCAAGCAAATCTCAAAACCAGATGGGAAAGAGGGTTTCTGAACAGTCAACGACACAGAAAAAGCCAGAGCTTTTTATTCCCACAACCAAACAGAGATCAGCCTCACCGACGTCTCCTTCATTTATTTCCATTCAGTCTGCAGCGAGGAAGCCTTCGGAGCTGCCATCACCTCAGATCAGTCCCCTGAAGGAAGAACCAAAGGAAGAGACCAAGCTGCAGTGCTGCTGTAGTGTGCCTTCAGACCACAGGCAATGTTCTGTCACAAAAGGGCCATCCTCGAGCCCTGTGAATCCACAACGGCAGGTCAGTGTGCTGGAAGTACAAACGAAGCCTGAAGGAGAGAGAGTCATTGGAACAAAAACCATCAGCGAGAACTACGAGAGGATAGACTGCTTCGGCAACAAGTTCTACTCCTCGAAAACCTCCACGGTTGTGACAACCCAACCTGAAACCAGAACAACTTCTAAAAAGCTCACCATGAGCAATCCAGCCACATCGGAAATTGTCACATACCCAAGAATCAACACACCTTTTATTAGAGAAGAGCGTCCTAAACTGTAA